In Deltaproteobacteria bacterium, the sequence ATCTCCCGAAAGCCACGATCGGCTTTTTTAGTTTTTTTAGACGCCCGTGAGGGATAGCAAGTCCCTTTTCCAACCCGGTGCACATGATCTCTTCCCGTTTTTGAACGGTGGCAATGAGCAAGTCTGCATCCTTATTGACAGCCCGTGCGGCAGCTTCACAAAGTTCGGGGATAACGTCCCACCGTGTTTTCCCTTCAATATTGGGAACTACGGCCTTACGTAAAAGATAATCACCGATCCTGACCTTACGGCGGCGTTTGATGGACCATCCTAACAGGGGACCGACTATGACAGATGAGAGGAGAGCAGCGAAAACAATCCCGACAAAGACAGGTTCCGAGATCAGTTCCAGTTCCAGAGCCAATAAACTGAGCACGATTTCCATGGCTCCACCCGGTATATGAGCGATTCCGATAAATAAAGCGCTCTCTTTCGACATTTTAGCCAACATACCGCCAATCCAGGCGCCGACGAATTTGCTACCGATGGCGACCAGGGTAAATATAAGCACTACATATAAATTCAGATTGGCAACGAAATCAATCTTCAAGCCGATGGTTGCGAAAAAAAGCGGTACGAAGATAGAATAGACCATCTGCGACATAATTTCCCGCGTTCGCTCCGAGATTTCGGACGTATTGCCGGCCATAATGCCTGCCAGAAAAAAACCGACAATTGCATGAATTCCGATCCACTGAGTGATAGCACCGCAAATCATCGCCAAACAAGCTATAAAACTTAAATTTGTTGCCGGATGGGGCAGTGAACTCCTTTTAATTTTTATTGAAATAGCGCCGACCATCTTGCTGCCTACAGTCAGACAAACCGTTCCAAAGAGAGTGATTTCGAAAAAAATTCGAAAAACCGTATTCACGTTCGCCTCTTGTTCAACGGCTAATCCCAATACCAGCGTGAATACCATCCATCCCAACATATCGTTGATTACAAAAGCGGAGAGCGTCGTAAAACCCAGATCGCTTTTCAGTATTTCCAAATCGTGCAGAACCTTGGCAATGACGGGAATCGCACTGATAGCCGCCGCTGTCGCCATAAACAGGGTAAAAGTCAGCCGGTTCGCTTTTGCGCCCCAAAGTTCGCTGGGAAACCAATAGAAGACCCCTACTCCAATAAGAATAGGAATAATGACGCCAACCGTACCAACCGTAATAGCAGCCTTCCCTTGTCTCCACATGCTTGAAATGTTTACCTCGAATCCCGTGGCCAACAGTAAAAAAAGAACACCTAACCAGGAAACGGTCTCCAGCATATTTTGCTGGATAATATTTCTGGGGAAGAGGGCCTCGTAGATGGGGGGGAATAGCCTGCCTAATATGGT encodes:
- a CDS encoding cation:proton antiporter, with product MTEIHYLNETHILVFLVQLSILLLGAQLMGALFRRFGYPALAGEILTGILLGPTILGRLFPPIYEALFPRNIIQQNMLETVSWLGVLFLLLATGFEVNISSMWRQGKAAITVGTVGVIIPILIGVGVFYWFPSELWGAKANRLTFTLFMATAAAISAIPVIAKVLHDLEILKSDLGFTTLSAFVINDMLGWMVFTLVLGLAVEQEANVNTVFRIFFEITLFGTVCLTVGSKMVGAISIKIKRSSLPHPATNLSFIACLAMICGAITQWIGIHAIVGFFLAGIMAGNTSEISERTREIMSQMVYSIFVPLFFATIGLKIDFVANLNLYVVLIFTLVAIGSKFVGAWIGGMLAKMSKESALFIGIAHIPGGAMEIVLSLLALELELISEPVFVGIVFAALLSSVIVGPLLGWSIKRRRKVRIGDYLLRKAVVPNIEGKTRWDVIPELCEAAARAVNKDADLLIATVQKREEIMCTGLEKGLAIPHGRLKKLKKPIVAFGRSPLGIDWDAKDGLATHYVFLVLSSEDDEEIHVQILSAITHCMSNPRLQGKIMATDDAEDLFRLVKSELLHDKLNK